The sequence below is a genomic window from Streptosporangium lutulentum.
GGGGCGGTGGAGGCGCGCACCACCAGTTCGGGTTCGAACAACAGCTCGTCCCCCTGCACGGCGGCCGCGTCGATCTGGGCGATGAGCAGGTCCACCGCCGCGCGGCCCATCGCGTCGATCGGCTGGCGCACCGTGGTCAGCGGCGGATCGGTGCAGTTCATCAGGGCCGAGTCGTCGTACCCGATCACGGAGATGTCGCGCGGCACCGTCAGTCCCGCGCGTCTGGCGGCACGTACCGCCCCCAGGGCGAGCAGGTCACTGGCGCAGATGAGGCCGGTGAAGCCCCGCCGTACCAGCCTGGCGGCGGCGGCGTGTCCCCCCTCCAGCGAGAACATGGCGTGCTCGACGGACTCCGGGCCGAACTCGAGGCCGTGGACCTGCGCGTACGCGGCGAAGGTGTCCAGCTTGCGGCGGGAGGGCATGTGGTCGGAGGGACCCATCACCATTCCGATGCGTTCGTGCCCGAGGGCTCGCAGGTGCCCGGCCGCCATCTCCGCGGCGGCGACGTCGTCGCAGGAGACCTGCGGGAAGCTGAGATGCTCGACCGCGGCGTTCACCAGGACGGTGGGCAGGCGCCGTTCCAGGATCCGTTCGTAGTGCTCGTGGGAGGCGTCCCCCTGGGCGTACATCCCGCCGGCGAAGACCACCCCCGAGACGTGCTGGGACAGCAGCAGGTCGACGTATTCGGACTCCGACACCCCGCCCACGGTCCGGGTGCACAGCACGGAGGTGAAGCCCTGCTGGGCGAGCGCGCCGCCGACGACCTCCGCGAACGCGGGGAAGATCGGGTTCTGCAACTCGGGGAGAACCAGGCCCACCAGCCGGGCGCGGTCACCGCGCAGGCGGGTCGGGCGCTCGTAGCCGAGGACGTCGAGTGCCGTCAGCACGGCGTCCCTGGTCGCGTCCGAGACGCCACGCTTGCCGTTGAGCACGCGACTCACCGTCGCCTCGCTCATCCCGACCTTCTTGGCTACCTCAGCAAGCCTGCGCGTCATGGACGCAAGTATACGACAGACTGCGCAAGCATTTACACAAATTTTGCGACCGAGTGTCAT
It includes:
- a CDS encoding LacI family DNA-binding transcriptional regulator; the encoded protein is MTRRLAEVAKKVGMSEATVSRVLNGKRGVSDATRDAVLTALDVLGYERPTRLRGDRARLVGLVLPELQNPIFPAFAEVVGGALAQQGFTSVLCTRTVGGVSESEYVDLLLSQHVSGVVFAGGMYAQGDASHEHYERILERRLPTVLVNAAVEHLSFPQVSCDDVAAAEMAAGHLRALGHERIGMVMGPSDHMPSRRKLDTFAAYAQVHGLEFGPESVEHAMFSLEGGHAAAARLVRRGFTGLICASDLLALGAVRAARRAGLTVPRDISVIGYDDSALMNCTDPPLTTVRQPIDAMGRAAVDLLIAQIDAAAVQGDELLFEPELVVRASTAPAIRKPLAA